Proteins encoded by one window of Bauldia sp.:
- the glyS gene encoding glycine--tRNA ligase subunit beta, producing MPDLLLELFSEEIPARMQRKAAADLQKLVTDALVEAGLTYEGAKAFATPRRLALTVHGLPAHSPDQKEETKGPPVGAPDAAIQGFLRKTGLASIGEAKIQNDKKKGDFYVAVVEKHGRAAEDVIAEVVPKIVRSFPWPKSMRWGASSARPGSLTWVRPLHSILCLFGPETSETKIVEFEIDGIRSGNVTRGHRFLAPAPITVRRFDDYLSSLEKARVVLDADRRKQMILADARDRALAAGLTLVEDEALLEEVAGLVEWPVVLMGSFDPAFLAIPPEVIRTTIRANQKCFVLRDANGDLAPRFILVANIEASDGGEAIVAGNERVIRARLSDARYFWETDLKTKLEDRLPKLDAIVFHERLGTQGERVQRIAKLAKEIAPLVGADPAKAERAARLAKADLVTEMVGEFPELQGLMGKYYAQAQKEDASVAIAIEDHYKPLGPSDRVPTDPVAIAVALADKIDTLVSFWAMDEKPTSSKDPYALRRAALGAIRIILDRSLRVKLFSSELWNAAVYNSVYSLTQVHSKQTIDKSRASLPSFVSRLGQEGLQEALVEQINPKAFGARASENLHDLPSFFADRLKVQLREQGARHDLVDAVFALGNQDDLLLIVRRVEALGKFLETDDGKNLLAGYKRAANILRDEEKKSGESFAGSVNAALLAEPEEKSLDVALDAAVPAATAAVAKEDFAAAMTALAQLRAPVDAFFGKVRVNADDAAVRTNRLRLLNRLREATLAVADFSKIAG from the coding sequence ATGCCTGACCTTCTGCTCGAACTCTTCTCCGAGGAGATCCCCGCCCGCATGCAGCGGAAAGCCGCGGCCGATCTGCAGAAGCTGGTGACCGACGCGCTGGTCGAGGCGGGGCTCACCTACGAGGGCGCCAAGGCCTTCGCCACGCCGCGCCGCCTGGCGCTGACCGTGCACGGCCTGCCCGCCCATTCGCCCGACCAGAAGGAAGAGACCAAGGGACCGCCGGTCGGCGCGCCCGACGCGGCGATCCAGGGCTTCCTGCGCAAGACCGGCCTCGCCTCGATCGGCGAGGCCAAGATCCAGAACGACAAGAAGAAGGGCGACTTCTACGTCGCCGTCGTCGAGAAGCACGGCCGCGCCGCCGAGGACGTCATCGCTGAGGTCGTGCCGAAGATCGTGCGCAGTTTCCCGTGGCCGAAGTCGATGCGCTGGGGCGCCTCCTCGGCCAGGCCCGGCAGCCTGACTTGGGTGCGCCCGCTGCACTCGATCCTCTGCCTCTTCGGCCCGGAGACTTCCGAAACCAAGATCGTGGAATTCGAGATCGACGGCATCCGCTCCGGCAACGTCACGCGCGGCCACCGCTTCCTCGCACCGGCGCCGATCACGGTGCGCCGCTTCGACGATTATCTGTCGAGCCTCGAGAAGGCGAGGGTGGTGCTCGACGCCGACCGCCGCAAACAGATGATCCTCGCCGACGCGCGCGACCGCGCGCTCGCCGCCGGCCTGACGCTGGTCGAGGACGAGGCGCTGCTCGAGGAAGTCGCCGGCCTCGTCGAATGGCCGGTGGTGCTGATGGGCAGCTTCGATCCGGCGTTCCTCGCGATCCCGCCGGAAGTCATCCGCACGACCATCCGCGCGAATCAGAAATGTTTTGTCCTTCGGGACGCGAATGGTGATCTGGCGCCGCGCTTCATCCTGGTCGCGAATATCGAGGCAAGCGACGGCGGCGAAGCCATCGTCGCCGGCAACGAACGCGTCATCCGCGCGCGACTGTCGGACGCGCGTTATTTCTGGGAAACCGACCTCAAGACGAAGCTCGAGGATCGGCTGCCGAAGCTCGACGCGATCGTGTTCCACGAGAGACTCGGAACGCAAGGCGAGCGCGTGCAGCGCATCGCGAAGCTGGCGAAGGAAATCGCGCCGCTGGTCGGCGCCGATCCGGCGAAGGCCGAGCGTGCTGCACGACTCGCCAAGGCCGATCTCGTCACCGAGATGGTCGGCGAGTTCCCCGAGCTGCAGGGGCTGATGGGCAAGTACTATGCGCAGGCCCAGAAGGAGGACGCGTCCGTCGCGATTGCGATCGAGGATCATTACAAGCCGCTCGGACCCAGCGATCGCGTGCCGACCGATCCCGTCGCTATCGCGGTCGCGCTGGCGGACAAAATTGACACGCTGGTTAGCTTCTGGGCAATGGACGAAAAACCCACGAGCAGTAAGGATCCCTATGCACTACGTCGCGCTGCTCTGGGAGCGATTAGAATCATCCTCGATCGTTCCCTCCGCGTGAAATTATTCTCGAGCGAGCTATGGAACGCGGCCGTCTACAATTCGGTATATTCACTGACGCAGGTTCATTCGAAGCAAACCATCGATAAGTCTCGCGCGTCGTTGCCGAGTTTCGTGTCTCGTTTGGGCCAAGAAGGCCTACAAGAGGCGTTGGTGGAGCAGATCAATCCGAAGGCATTTGGGGCACGCGCATCGGAAAATTTGCATGATCTGCCTTCCTTCTTCGCCGACCGCCTGAAAGTCCAGCTCCGCGAACAGGGCGCCCGTCATGATCTGGTGGACGCGGTCTTCGCCCTCGGCAACCAGGACGACCTGCTGCTGATCGTCCGCCGCGTCGAAGCCCTCGGAAAATTCCTGGAGACCGACGACGGCAAGAATCTCCTCGCCGGCTACAAGCGCGCCGCGAACATCCTGCGCGACGAGGAGAAGAAGTCCGGCGAATCTTTCGCCGGCTCCGTAAACGCCGCGCTGCTCGCCGAGCCGGAGGAAAAATCCCTCGACGTCGCGCTGGACGCCGCGGTGCCTGCCGCGACCGCGGCGGTGGCTAAGGAAGACTTCGCCGCCGCGATGACGGCGCTGGCGCAACTGCGCGCGCCGGTGGATGCCTTCTTCGGGAAGGTGCGCGTCAATGCCGACGACGCGGCGGTGCGCACCAATCGGCTGCGGCTGTTGAACCGGCTGCGCGAAGCGACGCTGGCCGTTGCGGACTTCTCAAAGATCGCCGGCTAG
- a CDS encoding PRC-barrel domain-containing protein, translated as MSISEAPYEGIAMRDEKPHDLIGSDRVQGTGVYRSSGQKIGHIVRIMIDKRTGQAAYAVMNFGGFLGLGQESYPLPWSLLSFNQKLGGYEVNVTDDQLKEAPKFMNDEKFDMGERMADIYEYYGATPYWF; from the coding sequence ATGAGCATTAGCGAAGCACCTTACGAAGGTATCGCCATGCGCGATGAGAAACCGCACGACCTTATAGGCAGCGACCGCGTGCAGGGCACCGGCGTCTACCGCAGCTCCGGCCAGAAGATCGGCCATATCGTGCGCATCATGATCGACAAGCGCACCGGCCAGGCGGCCTATGCGGTGATGAATTTCGGCGGCTTCCTCGGCCTCGGCCAGGAATCCTATCCGCTGCCATGGTCGCTGCTCTCGTTCAACCAGAAGCTCGGCGGCTACGAGGTGAACGTCACCGACGATCAGCTCAAGGAAGCGCCGAAGTTCATGAACGACGAGAAGTTCGACATGGGCGAGCGCATGGCGGACATCTACGAGTATTACGGCGCGACGCCCTACTGGTTCTGA